The following is a genomic window from Amycolatopsis sp. BJA-103.
TTCGTGCGTGACCACCACCGCGTCGACCCGCCCGCCCGGGCAGTGTTCGAACAGCCGCGACGCGGCGCCGTAGCCGAGGTCGAGCACGATCTTGAAACCCTCGTGGACCAGGAGGAATCCGGCGCAGGCCCGGCCGGGTTCCGGCCAAGCGCCGCAGCTGCCCAGCACGGTCAGCTCGCTCATGCGCGCAGTCTCGCAGAACCCGCGCGGTAACGGCGCGCGCTTTCCGGCGACTTCGTGACCGGAGGTCCGTCATGAAGCAGGTCCAGAGCCGGGTCGTCACCCCGAAGCCGATCGACGAGGTCTACGCCTATCTCGCCGACTTCACCAACCAGCCGGAATGGCGCTTCGACGTCGTGTCGTGCTCGCTCGCGTCCGGAGAGGGCGGCGCGCCGGGGGCGAAGTACCACCAGCGGGTGAAACCGCGAGGCAAGGAAATCGACAGCGAAGTCGAGTTGACCCGCGCCGACAAGCCTGCCGAGGTCGCGTTCCGCACGCTGGATCCGGGCCCGGTCACCGTGTCGGGCGCCTGGCATCTCAAGAGCACCGGCACCGGGACCGAGGTGATCTGCGACGTCGTCATCGAGACGCACGGATTCCTGCGGTTGCTGGAGTTCACCATGGGCCCGTCGCTGCGGAAGATCTCGGACCGCTACGAACGGGATCTCTCCGCGCGGCTCAACCCCTGACGAATCTGTCGGACCCTCCGAGTAGCGTGCGGAGGGTGCTGACCGTCTCCACTGTGAATGTCAACGGCCTCCGCGCCGCCGCGAAAAAGGGCTTCATCGAGTGGCTCGGCTCCACCAAGGCCGACGTCGTCGCCTGCCAGGAGGTCCGGGCCGAGCTCAAGGAGCTCCCGGCCGGTGCCGCCGCGCCCGAAGGCTGGCACGTGGTGCACGCGCCCTCGGCGCAGAAGGGGCGCAACGGCGTCATGCTCTTCAGCCGGGCCGAGCCGGACGAGGTCCGCATCGGTTTCGGCGAGCCCGAATTCGAGGACAGCGGCCGCTACGCCGAGATCCACCTGCCGAACGTCGTGGTCGCGAGCCTGTACCTGCCCAGCGGCGATGTCGGTACTCCGCGCCAGGACGAGAAGGAACGCTTCATGGCGGCGTTCCTGCCGTATCTCGTCGACCTGCGCGCCAAGGCGGCGGCCGGCGGCCGTGAGGTGGTCGTCGTTGGTGACTGGAACATCGCCTACGAGAACATCGACCTGAAGAACTGGCGAGGGAACCAGAAGAGCTCGGGCTTCCTGCCGGAGGAGCGGGAGTGGCTCGGCCGCGTGTTCACCGAGGCCGGTTACGTCGACGTGCAGCGCAAACTCGATCCGGAAGGCCCCGGCCCGTACACCTGGTGGTCGTACCGCGGGAAGGCGTTCGACAACGACTCGGGCTGGCGCATCGACTGCCAGATCGCCACC
Proteins encoded in this region:
- a CDS encoding SRPBCC family protein, with the translated sequence MKQVQSRVVTPKPIDEVYAYLADFTNQPEWRFDVVSCSLASGEGGAPGAKYHQRVKPRGKEIDSEVELTRADKPAEVAFRTLDPGPVTVSGAWHLKSTGTGTEVICDVVIETHGFLRLLEFTMGPSLRKISDRYERDLSARLNP
- a CDS encoding exodeoxyribonuclease III; the encoded protein is MRRVLTVSTVNVNGLRAAAKKGFIEWLGSTKADVVACQEVRAELKELPAGAAAPEGWHVVHAPSAQKGRNGVMLFSRAEPDEVRIGFGEPEFEDSGRYAEIHLPNVVVASLYLPSGDVGTPRQDEKERFMAAFLPYLVDLRAKAAAGGREVVVVGDWNIAYENIDLKNWRGNQKSSGFLPEEREWLGRVFTEAGYVDVQRKLDPEGPGPYTWWSYRGKAFDNDSGWRIDCQIATPGLAERCTSVVVERAESYDQRWSDHAPVTATYRD